The genomic segment CGGCAGAAGCTCAACACCGTTTTCGCCTGCGGCAAGTCGATCCTCGACCGCACGTCACCGGTGGACGTGGGCGAGGTCATGCTGCGCTACGGCGGGGGCGGGCACATCGCGGCCGGCACGTGCCAGGTGCCGCACGAGGATTCCGAGCGGGTCCAGCGCGAGATCGTCGAGGCGCTGAACTCCCCGCGTACGGTCTCGGTCTGAGCACAGTATTGGGGGGCGGAAGAAGAACTCCCGCCCCCCGTTCGCGGATCGTGGATCATGCCCATTGACCCCACCCGCCGGTCGTGCGCCGCGCCCCACGCGCGTCAACACGACTGTCGTCCCGCGTCCACCAGCGCGGGAGCGTCTTTGCGTCAGCCCTTGTAGGCCCACTTGCTGGTGCCGCTGCCCGCGGCGACGGGCTCCTTCTCCTCGGTTGCGGGCTCCTCTTCCGGCGCGGAGTCGTCGGGCTCCTCGTCGGCGCGGTGCCGGCTGCGCCACATCACGAAAGCGCCACCCAGCAGGGCCAGGCCGGCGACCACCCAGCCGCCGATCGACCAGATCGACGGGCCGCGACCGGCCTCCTCGATGGCGGCTTGGAAGAGCTCGGCCTCCTGCGCCGCCTGCTCGCCGGCGGTCGTGCCGGAGCCACCGTTGATGCTGTGTGCGTGCGCGGCCTTCTGACCGGTCGGGTCGGGGGTCAGCGTCAGCGTGGGCGAGGTCAGCGCCGGGCCGGCCTTGCCGTCGGGCAGCGTGGTGGCCACGTCGAGCTGGATCGAGCTGAGCTGGGGCAGTGGCCCCACCGCGACCGCCAGGTCGGTGCTCTTGCCGGGCTGCAGGTCCTTGCCGGGCATCGCGAGCCAGGTGATCGAAGCGGCGACGTCGGTCGTCTTGTTGTCGCCGTGCACGGTCGTCAGCGGCGTCGAGATCTTGCGCATCGTGATCTTCGGCGCCCAGTCCGGCACGGAGAGCGGATAGGCCTCGGCCAGCGGGGTGTCGTCGCGGAACTTCACCGTGATCGTATGGATCGGCTGGGCGCCGTCGTTCGTGACGTGAAGAGTCAGGTTCTCTGCGCCGCCCTGGTAAGCGGTCGTCGGCGACACCGTCACGTCGGCCAGGGCCGGGGTGGCGACGAGCGCACCGAGGACAGCGGCGGCGACCGGAACGCCCGCGCGGCGGGCCAGCTGGGAGTACCTCACGAGGGGTAGTTCGGATCACAGGCGGCAAAGGTTCAACGCTCACGGAAAAGTTTTGCCGGATGATGTCGGGATGCGTGACGTGCCGATCGACGGCGACATGATCAGACTCGGACAGTTCCTCAAGCTGGCCGACCTCATCGACACCGGCGGCGAGGGCAAGATCCTCATCGCCTCGGGCGACGTGGCGGTCAACGGCGAGGTGGACACCCGCCGGGGCCGCCAGCTGCACCCGGGCGACGTCGTCGAGGTCCTCGGCAACCGGGCCCGGGTGGTCTCCACATAGGACGTTCGGGGGAAGCGACGATGCCCGTTCGGCCCGACACAGCGTGACGAATGGTTGACATCCTGTCGATCTCAGGCATCTACTGAGGCCGGTGTGTTACTGGCGTCACACTCTCGGGTGGTGGCGCCGAAACCGATCAAGCCTCGCCGGGGAGGCCGGATGTCACGCAGGCGCACGCGCGCCGTGCTCGCCGCCACCGCCACCGTCGTGCTCACCCTGACCGGGTGCGCCGGCTGGGGCGGTGGGCCGGGCGGCGGAGGACCCAACAGCATCAACGTCCTGATGGTGAACAACCCGCAGATGATCGATCTGCAGCGGCTCACCGCGGACAACTTCACCAGAGAAACCGGCATCAACGTGAACTTCACGGTGCTGCCCGAGAACGACGTCCGCGACAAGATCAGCCAGGAGTTCTCCAGCCAGGCCGGGCAGTACGACGTGGCCTCGCTGAGCAACTTCGAGATCCCGATCTACGCCAAGTCGAAGTGGATCGCCCCGCTCGACGACTACGTCCGGGCCGACACCCAGTTCGACCAGGACGACATCCTCAAACCGATGACGCAGTCGCTGACCGCTGACGACGGCAAACTCTACGGCGAGCCCTTCTACGGCGAGTCCTCGTTCCTGATGTACCGCAAGGACGTGCTCGACCAGAACAACGTGCAGATGCCCGCGAAGCCGACCTGGCAGCAGGTGGCCGACATCGCCGCTCAGGTCGACAACAAGCAGCCCGGCATGCGCGGGATCTGCCTGCGCGGCCAGCCCGGCTGGGGTCAGATCTTCGCGCCGCTCACCACCGTGGTCAACACGTTCGGCGGCACCTGGTTCGAGAAGGACTGGACACCCAAGGTCAATGGGCCCGAGTTCACCGAGGCCACCAAGTTCTATGTGGACCTCGTACGGGCGCACGGCGAGAACGGCGCCCCCCAGGCCGGCTTCACCGAGTGCCTGAACAACCTGATCCAGGGCAACGTGGCGATGTGGTACGACGCCACCAGCGCCGCCGGTTCTCTGGAGGCCGACGACTCACCGGTCAAGGGCAAGATCGGCTACGCGCCGGCCCCGGTGGTCAAGACCGACAGCTCGGGCTGGCTGTACGCCTGGTCGTGGAGCATCCAGCAGGCCAGCGACAAGAAGGACAACGCCTGGAAGTTCATCTCGTGGGCGTCCAGCCGGCAGTACGAGGAACTCGTCGGCCGGCAGGTCGGCTGGTCCAGCGTCCCCGCCGGCAAGCGCGCCTCGACGTACGAGAACCAGGACTACCTCGGCGTGGCGGCCTCGTTCGCCGAACCGACCAAGGCGGCGATCGAGTCCGCCGACCCGCGCAACCCCGGTCTGCAGGAACGCCCCGCGATCGGCATCCAGTTCATCGACATCCCCGAGTTCACCGACCTCGGCACCCAGGCGTCGCAGTACGTGAGCTCGGCGATCGCCGGCCAGATGAGCGTCGACGAGGCGCTGGACCGCGGCCAGCGGCTGGCCGAGGACGTCGCCGAACGCTACAAGTCCCGGGAGGAGGGTTAGCCATGACTTCGGTTGCCGAGAAGTCAGAGGTCGGCGCCGCGGAGACACCGCCACCGGGTGTCGCCCGCCGGGCCTCGGCCTGGGCCCGCCGCGCGCCCCTGCTGCCCGCGCTCATCTTCATGATCATCGTGACGCAGCTGCCGTTCGTGGCCACGCTGGTCATCTCGTTCATGGACTGGAACGCTTACTACCCCGACGAGGTCGGCTTCGCCGGGTTCGACAACTTCGCCCGCGTCTTCACCGACGTCAACATGCGCGACGCGGTCTGGACCACGATCCTGCTCACCGCCGGTGTCGTGCTGATCAGCCTGCTGCTCGGCCTGGGCATCGCGCTGCTGCTCGACCGCAAGTTCCGCGGCCGGGGCGCCGTGCGCACCATGATGATCGCGCCGTTCCTGGTGGTCCCGGTGGCCGCCGCGCTGATCTGGAAGCACGCCCTCTACAACCCCGAGTACGGGCTGTTCAACGGCGCGCTGACCTGGATCTGGGGCCTGTTCGGCTCGGACAACCCGCCGCAGCCGGACTGGATCAGCAACATGCCGCTGTGGGCGGTCATCTTCGCCCTGGTCTGGCAGTGGACCCCGTTCATGATGCTGATCCTGCTGGCCGGCCTGCAGGGGCGCCCGCTCGACGTGATCGAGGCGGCCCGCATCGACGGCGCCAACAACTGGCAGATCTTCCGCAGCATGACGCTCCCGCACCTGCGGCAGTACCTGGAACTGGGCGCGCTGCTGGGCTCGATCTACATCGTGCAGAACTTCGACGCGGTCTTCACGATCACGTCCGGCGGCCTGGGCACGGCCAACCTGCCGTACACGATCTACCAGATCTTCTACCAGGCCCACGACTACGGCCGGGCGTCCGCCGCCGCGGTCGTCGTCGTGCTCGGCACCATCATCATCGCGACGTTCGCCCTGCGTACGGTCTCGTCGCTCTTCAAGGAGGAGGCCGGCCGATGAGCAGCGTCACCGACACCGCGCCCGTCCCGGCCACCCGCGACGAGCGGGGCCGCCCGGTCAAGAAGCGCCGCGAAGGCGCCAACGTCTGGCTCAGCCTGCTCGCGTGGGTCGTCGGCATCCTCTTCGTGCTGCCGGTCGTCTGGATGGTGCTGACCTCGTTCCACTCCGAGGCCAACGCCGCCACCAACCCGCCGGCCGTCTTCGCGCCGCTCACCCTCGAGGGCTACCGCGAGTTCTTCTCCGGCGGCGCCAGCCCGTGGCCGCCGCTGCTCAACTCGCTGACCGCCAGCGTCGTCTCCACCCTGCTGGTGCTCCTGCTCTCCCTGCCCGCCGCCTACGCCCTGAGCATCAAACCGGTCAAGAAGTGGAGCGACGTGCTCTTCTTCTTTCTGTCCACCAAAATGCTCCCGGTCGTAGCCGGTCTGCTGCCGCTGTACCTGTTCGCCCAGAACGCCGGCCTGCTCGACAACATCTGGCTGCTCATCCTCTTCTACACCTCGATGAACCTGCCGATCGCGGTGTGGATGATGCGCTCCTTCCTGTCCGAAGTGCCCGTCGAAATGCTCGAGGCCGCATCGATGGACGGGGCCGGCCTGACCAAGACCCTGCGCTCGGTCATCGCCCCCGTCGTCACCCCCGGGATCGCGGCCACCGCGCTGATCTGCTTCATCTTCAGCTGGAACGAACTGCTGTTCGCCCGCGTCCTGACGGCCACGGTGGCCGAGACGGCGCCGGTCTTCCTGACCTCGTTCGTCACCAGCCAGGGCCTGTTCCTGGCCCAGCTGTGCGCGGCCGCCTTCGTGGTCTCACTGCCGGTGCTCGTGGCGGGTTTCGCCGCCCAGGACAAACTCGTGCAAGGGTTGTCCCTGGGCTCGGTCAAATAAGCATCAACTCCGCCCCCGTGTAAGGGTGGCCGGCCCGCATTGCCGGCGGACCGGCCACCGCTCTGGTCAACGCTCAGCCGGCGTCGCGCTCGGTGTCGTGGCGAGGTCGTTCAGGAGCCCGCGTGCGGACTGGTTTCGTGCGTCTCCTCCAAGGCGGCCGCAACCAGGTTCCGCGTCAGCCCGTTGCGACCCGTGTAGTCGAGAACCTCCGAGCAGGCGTGGGCGTTCGCCTGCTCGGCATTGACATCGGCCTGGTCGACCCCAGCGGTCCCGGCCACCCGACGGATCAGCGCGCTGGTGGGGAAGAGCTGGGTCAGCGCGATGTGCAGCTGCTGTGCTGCTTGTCAGTCCACGGGTGCATCGGCCCTCCGTGGTCCCGGCTCACCGCGTCAGGCGCCGCGGTGACGTGGGGGAAAGTCCCGCCGAGGTCAGGTGATGGCGAGCGCGAAACCGGCCGTCGGGATCGCGAAGACCAGGGACAGGGCGGCCATCCGCGGGATGGTGGGGCGCCGGGTCAGGATCGCGTACGCGGTCACCAGCAAGGGAACGGTGACCAGCTGCGGCCCGAGGGTCGAGCGGGGGACCACAGTGTCGGTGGCGGCGCACAGCAGCGCGACTGCCAGGGCCGAGACCCAAAGAGCCAGACCCACCCCGTACGCCGTACGGGCTCCGAAACGTACGGCGAACGTGGTGTCCCCGGCGCCGGTGTCGGCGGGCAGGTCGGTGACCGTGGTCGGCACATAGACGGCGGCCGCGAAGAGCAGGCCGATCAGCGCGAACTGCCACGGGAAGTCCAGCGGGTCGCCGGTGACGGCCCAGCCCGCGGCGGGTGAGACCACGCCGACGACCAGGGCGTTGACCGCTACGTCCCAGCCGGGGCGGGTCTTCAGGCGCAGCGGGGGAGCGCTGTACGCCCAGCCCAGCAGCAGCACCCCGGCCACGCCCAGCACGAACAGCGGGCCGATGAACAGGGCCGTGAGCAGCGCGGCGGCTGCGATCCGGCGGTACCAGCGGCGCAGGGTCGCGGGGCCGACCTCGCCGGTGACCAGGGGCGCGGTGGCCTTGCGCGGGTTGACCCGGTCGCTGGGCAGGTCGTGCAGGTCGTTCTGGGTCAGCACGGCCCCCCACACCAGCGGGCCCAGCACGAGCAGGGCCAGCAGCGTGCGGGGCGGGTCGACCGGGGTGAGCTGCCGGTCGGCCAGCACCAGGCCCAGGTAGGCCGGCACCCACGAGACGGGCCAGAACCACGGCCGCGACACCGCGACCACCAGAGTGGCTGCTGTCATGCCCCGGATCGTGCCCGGCGCGGGCTGACAGGGGCCTGAGAAAATTACCCACCGCGACGGAGAAGACTGGGTATCGTGCGCATCGTGCTGATCCGGCAGTTCACCGAGTCCGACTGGCCGCAGGTGTGGGAGATCGTGCGGGCGGTGGTCCGCGCCGCCGACACGTTCACCTATGACCCTGCGCTGACCGAGCAGCAGGCCCGCGCGATCTGGCTCGAGGCGCCGCCGGGCGAGACGGTGGTCGCGGTCGACGGCGACGAGGTGCTGGGCACGGCCAAGGTCGGCCCCAACAAGCCCGGCCCGGGCTCGCATGTGGCCACCGCCAGTTTCATGGTCGCCCCGGTCAGCCGGGGCCGGGGCGTGGGCACGGCGCTGTGCCGGTTCGCTCTCGAGTGGGCCAAGCAGCACGGGTACGCGGGCATGCAGTTCAACGCCGTGGCCGAGTCCAACAAGTCGGCCGTCGCGATCTACGAGCGTCTCGGCTTCTCCGTCGTGGGCACGGTCCCCGGCGCCTTCGCCCACCCCGTCGAGGGTCGCGTGGGTCTGCACATCATGTACGCAGACTTGAGCTGAAGGCGGCGCGCATCCGGTCCGGGCCGTACACCGCGAACACCACTTCGTCGAACCACGCGCACTCGCGCAGCACCCGCGCGAAGATGTCGGCCACGACGGCCGGGTCGTTGCCGAAGACGCCGCACCCCCAGGCGCCCAGCACGAGCCGCCGGTGACCGTGGGCGGCGGCGATCGCGAGGATCCGCGCGGCCCGTCTTTCGAGCACGGTGGGCACACCGGGCGCCAGCGACGGTTGCTGCCGCACGATCTCGGTCAGGTTGGGCGCGGCCGCGGTGAGGAACGAGACCTCGTACGCCTGGTCGAGCAGTTCGCCGTCGTCGTCGCGGAACACCGGCACGCCCGGGGAGTAGATCACCCGGTCGCTGTAGCTCAGGTCTTTGTGCGCACGGTGGTAGGAGTAGAAGTCGCCCGCCGCCCGGAGGCAGGGGTAGAGCGCCGAACTGCGCGCGATGCTTTCCTCCTGCGCTTCCCGGCCGTTGAGGAAGCCGCCGCCCGGGCTGCGGGCCGACGCGAAGACCAGCGCCGCCACGTCACCGCCGAGCCGGCGCGCCGCGGCCAGGGTCGTCTCGCCGGTCACGGTGATGGCAGCCGTCCGCGGGCCGGGCGGAGGCGGCAGCGGGGTGTCCGGGAGGTAGAGCCGGGTCCCCGCCACCGCGCGCTCCACGCCGGGATAGTCGCCGCGCTCGGTGATGGCCACGGTCTCGTGGGCGATCTCGCGTAGCCGGATGCTCATCGACTTCATGCGTCGAGTATCCCGGCTGGACCGTGCGCTCATGGGGTGCGGGAAGCGCGGTAGGCCCGCGGCGACAACCCGGTCAGGCGCTTGAACGCGTTGCTCAGCGCGCTCTCCGAGCCGTACCCCACCGATCGCGCGATCGCCGCCACGGTGCCGTCGTCGCGGCGCAGCCGGGCCGCCGCCAGTTCGATCCGCCAGCGGGTCAGGTATTCGAGCGGCCCCTGCCCGACGACGCGGCGGAAGCGGGCGGCCATGGTCGAGCGGGACACCGACGCGCGCGACGCCAGTTCGGCCACCGTCCACGCGTACGCGGGCTCGCCGTGCAGCAGCCGCAGCGCCGGGCCGACCACCGGGTCGGCCAGCCCGGCCAGCCACCCGGAGTCCGGCGGGGCCAGCGACACGTGCAGGCGCAGCACGTGGATCAGCATGACCAGCGCCAGATGTTCGGCCACCAGGGCCGCCCCGAGCGGACGCTCCCGCATCTCGGTCTCGATCTGTTCGAGCGCCCACCGCACCGTGGCCGCCGACGGGCTGGCCCCCGGCACGTGCACGACCGGCGGCAGCGCGTCGAGCAGCAGCTCCCGGGCCCGCTCGCCGAAGTCGAAGCGCCCGCCGAGCAGGAACACGTCGTCGCCCGTGCCGGCCCGGCCGGTGCCCCCGGCGAAGATCACTGCGGCCGGGATCGTGGGCCACGTCAGGTCGCTGGCCAGCGTGAACGCCACCGGCCGGGTCAGCAGGAAGCAGTCGCCGGGGTTGAGCTCGTAGGTCACGTCCGCCACCAGCAGCAGGCACCGTCCCCGCCGTACGGCATTGAACTTGACCGCGGGCGTGGGCGCGAACGACACCGCCCAGTCGCCACCCGCGACCAGTCCGGCGGAGAAGCTGCTGCTCGCGCCGACGAGGGCCAGCACGTCTTCGAGGGGATCGGCGTGGACGCTCACGCAACTATCTTGGACCCTGAACCATTCACAGTCCAACGACGGTGACGCATTCTCGAGTCATGACACGGATCCGCACTCCCTTCACCGCCGAGTCCACCGCCGCCGAGGTGCTGGCCGGCCTCGACCTGACCGGCCGGCGCATCCTGATCACGGGCGGCACGTCCGGTCTGGGCCGCGCCGCCGCGACAGCGCTGCGCGAGCGGGGCGCCGAGGTCGTCACCCCCGTACGAGGGGAACTTGATCTTGCTGATATGGACTCGGTGGAAGCGTTCTCGACGGACGAGCTCGACGTGATCATCGCCAACGCCGGCGTCATGGCCGTTCCGGAGCGCCGCCTCACCAAGATCGGCTGGGAGTCGCAGCTGGCGATCAACTTCCTCGGCCACTTCCGGCTGATCAGCAAGGCTGCCCTGAAGCCGGAGGCCCGGATCGTCATGGTGAGCTCCGGAGCCCAGCTGCGGGCGGGCGTCGACTTCGACGACCTGCACTTCGAGAGCCGCCCGTACGACCCCTGGGTCGCCTACAGCCAGTCGAAGGCGGCCGAGGTGCTGCTCGCGGTCGCGCTCGGCCGCCACCGGCCCGGTGTCACGGCCAACGCCATGACGCCCGGCCGCATCCACACCAACCTGCAGCGTCACCTCGACCCCGCGACCATGCGGGCGATGGGCGCGATGGACGACGACGGCAACCTGATCCACGCCGAGGGCTTCAAGACACCCGAGCAGGGTGCCGCCGGCGAGGTCCTGCTGGCCGTGTCGCCGCTGCTCGAGGGCGTCACCGGGCGTTACTTCGACGAGGACAACCAGGAGGCCGCGGTGGTGCCGGGCGGCCCCGAGCCGTCGACCGGCGTGGCCGAGTGGTCGGTCGACCCCGCCGCCGCCGACCGGCTGTGGGAGCTCGCCGAAGAGGCCGTCAGGACGCGGTGAGCGGTGTGCTGATCGGCCCCTCGTTGCCGGAACGGTCAAGACCGCTGAGGCAGTACGTCACCGGGCCCGCGGGCGGCGCCGGGTCGACCACCTCGATGCCGGCCCGGCCGGTGGCCACCAGGGCGGCCGAGTCGCCCGCGACCCGATAGAGGGCCCAGCTCGTCGCGTCGTCGGTGGTGGCCTGGAACCGGATGCCCTTGTCGAAGCGGGCGGCCGAGGCCAGCCGGGGTGCGGGCGGGGCCGCGACGGGCAGCCGGGCCATGCGGGGCAGCAGCGCCGGCGAGGCGTAGTGCTTGTCGCGATAGCGGGTGACCGCCCCGAGCCGGTCGGCCCGGATCTGCTTGGCGCTGAAGTGCACCTGACCTTGCACGCCGAACTTGTCGTTCAGGACCATCTGGCGGTCGAGCATGGCCGGATCGCTCCAGTCACCCTCCTCGCCGATGCGGTAGTCGGCCAGGCCGATGTAGAGCTGCACCTGCGTGCCCTTGGTGAGCTTGGTCCACCAGGGCAGCAGCTTGGCGTAATCGGCCTTGTCGAAGCCGATCGTCCAGTACAGCTGGGGCACGATGTAGTCGAGCCAGCCCCGCTGCACCCATTTGCGGGTGTCGGCGAAGATCGCGTCGTACGCTTCCAGGCCCTTGCTCTGCGAACCGTCGGGGTCGGTGGCGTAGTTGCGCCAGATGCCGAACGGGCTGATCCCGAACTTGACCCACGGCTTGAGCGCCTTGATCCGCTCGTCCATCTCGCGGACCAGGGTGTCCACGTTGTCCCGCCGCCACTGCGCCCGCGGCTTGCCGCCGCCGTACTTGGCGTAGCTGGCGTCGTCGGGGAAGTCGCCCCCGGCCGGGTAGGGGTAGAAGAAGTCGTCGAAGTGCACGCCGTCGACGTCGTACTTCTGCACCGCCTCGAGCATGGAGTCCTCGACGAACTTGCGGGCGGCCGGGATGCCCGGGTCGAAGTAGAGCCGGGCCGTGCTCTGGCCGGCCGGGTGCGCGACGGCCCACTCCCGATGCTTGATCAGCGGGTGGTTGGGGGCGAGCTTGGCGAAGTCGGCGCCGGGGCCGGCCGGACCGGGCTGGGTGCCCCGATACGGGTTGAACCAGGCGTGGAACTCCAGATTGCGGGCGTGCGCTTCCTTGATCATGTAGTCCATCGGGTCCCAGCCGGGCGACTTGCCGTCGCGCTTGCCGGTCAGCCATTCCGACCAGGGCGCGTACGCCGAAGGCCAGAACGCGTCACCGCTGGGCCGCACATGCACGAAGATCGCGTTGTGCCGCTGCGCCACGGCCAGGTCGAGCCAGCGCTGATACTCCGCCTTGACCTGCGCCTGCGACAGCCCTCTGCGGCTCGGGAAGTCGATGTTGTTGACCGTGGTCAGCCACATGCCGCGCAGCTCGCGGGCCGCCTTCACCGGCACCGTGCCGCACTTGCCGGGGGTGCCCGGAGCGGGCGCCGAGGAGGCCGACGGCCAGGGCGCGCCGGCCGCCGCGGTGGGCTTGTAGGTGGCCGCCCGCAGCAACCCCAGGCCGAGGACCGCCGTCGCGAACAGCACCGAGGCGAGGGCGAGGGTCAGCTTCACGGGTGGGCGGGGGAGGCGGAGCATGGGACCAGTGTGCCCTGTTGTCAGAGAACGGTCCGATACACCGCCAGGGTCTCCTCGGCGATCCGGGCCCAGCTGAACTTCTCGACCGCGCGGCGACGCCCGGCCAGCCCCAGCTCACGGGCGCGGGCCGGGTCCTGCACGAGCTCGGTCATCGCGGCGGCCAGGTCGGCCACGAACTTGTCGGGGTCGACCGGCGTGCCCGTGCCGTCCTGCAGCTGCTCGATCGGCACCAGCAGACCGGTCTCGCCGTCGGCCACCACCTCGGGGATCCCGCCGGTGGCCGTGGCCACCACTGCCGTCTCGCAGGCCATCGCCTCCAGGTTGACGATGCCCATGGGCTCGTAGATCGAGGGGCAGACGAACACCGTGGCGTGCGTGAGCACCTGCACGACCTCGTGCTTGGGCAGCATCTCCTGCACCCAGATCACGCCGCGCTCGTCGCGGGCCGCGCGCAGCTCGTCGGCCAGCCCTTCGACCTCGGCCGCGATCTCCTTGGTGTCGGGCGCCCCGGCCAGCAGCACGATCTGCGTCTCGGCGGGCAGCGAGCGGCAGGCTCGCAGCAGGTAGGGCAGGCCCTTCTGGCGGGTGATCCGGCCGACGAAGACGACGCTGGGCCGATTGAGGTCGATGCCCAGCCGCTCGATCACGTCGGTGCCCGGGTTAGGCGCGTAGATCGAGGTGTCGATGCCGTTGTAGACGACCTGGATCTTGTCCGGGTCGACCGAGGGGTAGGCGGTGATGACGTCCCGCTTCATGCCGCCGGAGACGGCGATGACCGCGTCGGCGTTCTCGATGGCCACCCGCTCGCAGAACGACGACAGCGCGTAACCGCCGCCCAGCTGCTCGGCCTTCCACGGCCGCAGCGGTTCCAGACTGTGCGTGGTGACGACGTGCGGCACCCCGTGCAGCAGCTTGGCCGTGTGCCCGGCGAAGTTCGCGTACCAGGTGTGGCTGTGCACGATGTCGGTGCCCCGGGCGCCCGCGGCGATCTCGAGGTCGACCCCCATCGTGCGCAGCGCGGCGTTCGCCCCGGCCAGCCCGGCGGGCTCGGGATACGCCGTCACGCCGGGCTCGTCGCGGGGTGCGCCGAAGCAGTGCACCCGCACGTCGGCCAGGTTGCGCAGATCGCGCGTCAGATACTCCAGATGGACGCCGGCGCCGCCGTACACCTCCGGCGGATATTCGCGGGAAATGAGGTCAACGCGCAATCTCTGGGCCACGTCCGCAGCCTAATCCCTGAACCGAACTCTCGCGCTCGGGGACCAAGATCAGTTACCCTGTGCGTCGCCGGGAAGCCCACGGCGAGTTCCCTTCTTCGGCTGGCGCTCCGGCTGGCGGAAAGTTAGCGTCCTTCCATGGCTGTCAAGGTGCTTGCGATCGTTCTGGCCGGTGGTGAAGGTAAGCGCCTCATGCCCCTGACGGCGGACCGGGCCAAACCCGGGGTCCCCTTCGGCGGCATCTACCGCATGATCGATTTCGTGCTGTCGAATCTGGCCAACGGCGGATTCCTCAAAATGGTGGTGCTGAC from the Paractinoplanes abujensis genome contains:
- a CDS encoding UbiA prenyltransferase family protein; amino-acid sequence: MTAATLVVAVSRPWFWPVSWVPAYLGLVLADRQLTPVDPPRTLLALLVLGPLVWGAVLTQNDLHDLPSDRVNPRKATAPLVTGEVGPATLRRWYRRIAAAALLTALFIGPLFVLGVAGVLLLGWAYSAPPLRLKTRPGWDVAVNALVVGVVSPAAGWAVTGDPLDFPWQFALIGLLFAAAVYVPTTVTDLPADTGAGDTTFAVRFGARTAYGVGLALWVSALAVALLCAATDTVVPRSTLGPQLVTVPLLVTAYAILTRRPTIPRMAALSLVFAIPTAGFALAIT
- a CDS encoding ABC transporter substrate-binding protein, yielding MSRRRTRAVLAATATVVLTLTGCAGWGGGPGGGGPNSINVLMVNNPQMIDLQRLTADNFTRETGINVNFTVLPENDVRDKISQEFSSQAGQYDVASLSNFEIPIYAKSKWIAPLDDYVRADTQFDQDDILKPMTQSLTADDGKLYGEPFYGESSFLMYRKDVLDQNNVQMPAKPTWQQVADIAAQVDNKQPGMRGICLRGQPGWGQIFAPLTTVVNTFGGTWFEKDWTPKVNGPEFTEATKFYVDLVRAHGENGAPQAGFTECLNNLIQGNVAMWYDATSAAGSLEADDSPVKGKIGYAPAPVVKTDSSGWLYAWSWSIQQASDKKDNAWKFISWASSRQYEELVGRQVGWSSVPAGKRASTYENQDYLGVAASFAEPTKAAIESADPRNPGLQERPAIGIQFIDIPEFTDLGTQASQYVSSAIAGQMSVDEALDRGQRLAEDVAERYKSREEG
- a CDS encoding RNA-binding S4 domain-containing protein encodes the protein MRDVPIDGDMIRLGQFLKLADLIDTGGEGKILIASGDVAVNGEVDTRRGRQLHPGDVVEVLGNRARVVST
- a CDS encoding AraC family transcriptional regulator, which produces MSVHADPLEDVLALVGASSSFSAGLVAGGDWAVSFAPTPAVKFNAVRRGRCLLLVADVTYELNPGDCFLLTRPVAFTLASDLTWPTIPAAVIFAGGTGRAGTGDDVFLLGGRFDFGERARELLLDALPPVVHVPGASPSAATVRWALEQIETEMRERPLGAALVAEHLALVMLIHVLRLHVSLAPPDSGWLAGLADPVVGPALRLLHGEPAYAWTVAELASRASVSRSTMAARFRRVVGQGPLEYLTRWRIELAAARLRRDDGTVAAIARSVGYGSESALSNAFKRLTGLSPRAYRASRTP
- a CDS encoding carbohydrate ABC transporter permease, which produces MTSVAEKSEVGAAETPPPGVARRASAWARRAPLLPALIFMIIVTQLPFVATLVISFMDWNAYYPDEVGFAGFDNFARVFTDVNMRDAVWTTILLTAGVVLISLLLGLGIALLLDRKFRGRGAVRTMMIAPFLVVPVAAALIWKHALYNPEYGLFNGALTWIWGLFGSDNPPQPDWISNMPLWAVIFALVWQWTPFMMLILLAGLQGRPLDVIEAARIDGANNWQIFRSMTLPHLRQYLELGALLGSIYIVQNFDAVFTITSGGLGTANLPYTIYQIFYQAHDYGRASAAAVVVVLGTIIIATFALRTVSSLFKEEAGR
- a CDS encoding carbohydrate ABC transporter permease is translated as MSSVTDTAPVPATRDERGRPVKKRREGANVWLSLLAWVVGILFVLPVVWMVLTSFHSEANAATNPPAVFAPLTLEGYREFFSGGASPWPPLLNSLTASVVSTLLVLLLSLPAAYALSIKPVKKWSDVLFFFLSTKMLPVVAGLLPLYLFAQNAGLLDNIWLLILFYTSMNLPIAVWMMRSFLSEVPVEMLEAASMDGAGLTKTLRSVIAPVVTPGIAATALICFIFSWNELLFARVLTATVAETAPVFLTSFVTSQGLFLAQLCAAAFVVSLPVLVAGFAAQDKLVQGLSLGSVK
- a CDS encoding SDR family NAD(P)-dependent oxidoreductase, which gives rise to MTRIRTPFTAESTAAEVLAGLDLTGRRILITGGTSGLGRAAATALRERGAEVVTPVRGELDLADMDSVEAFSTDELDVIIANAGVMAVPERRLTKIGWESQLAINFLGHFRLISKAALKPEARIVMVSSGAQLRAGVDFDDLHFESRPYDPWVAYSQSKAAEVLLAVALGRHRPGVTANAMTPGRIHTNLQRHLDPATMRAMGAMDDDGNLIHAEGFKTPEQGAAGEVLLAVSPLLEGVTGRYFDEDNQEAAVVPGGPEPSTGVAEWSVDPAAADRLWELAEEAVRTR
- a CDS encoding effector-associated domain EAD1-containing protein; this encodes MHIALTQLFPTSALIRRVAGTAGVDQADVNAEQANAHACSEVLDYTGRNGLTRNLVAAALEETHETSPHAGS
- a CDS encoding DUF1775 domain-containing protein translates to MRYSQLARRAGVPVAAAVLGALVATPALADVTVSPTTAYQGGAENLTLHVTNDGAQPIHTITVKFRDDTPLAEAYPLSVPDWAPKITMRKISTPLTTVHGDNKTTDVAASITWLAMPGKDLQPGKSTDLAVAVGPLPQLSSIQLDVATTLPDGKAGPALTSPTLTLTPDPTGQKAAHAHSINGGSGTTAGEQAAQEAELFQAAIEEAGRGPSIWSIGGWVVAGLALLGGAFVMWRSRHRADEEPDDSAPEEEPATEEKEPVAAGSGTSKWAYKG
- a CDS encoding GNAT family N-acetyltransferase → MLIRQFTESDWPQVWEIVRAVVRAADTFTYDPALTEQQARAIWLEAPPGETVVAVDGDEVLGTAKVGPNKPGPGSHVATASFMVAPVSRGRGVGTALCRFALEWAKQHGYAGMQFNAVAESNKSAVAIYERLGFSVVGTVPGAFAHPVEGRVGLHIMYADLS
- a CDS encoding TIGR02452 family protein, with amino-acid sequence MKSMSIRLREIAHETVAITERGDYPGVERAVAGTRLYLPDTPLPPPPGPRTAAITVTGETTLAAARRLGGDVAALVFASARSPGGGFLNGREAQEESIARSSALYPCLRAAGDFYSYHRAHKDLSYSDRVIYSPGVPVFRDDDGELLDQAYEVSFLTAAAPNLTEIVRQQPSLAPGVPTVLERRAARILAIAAAHGHRRLVLGAWGCGVFGNDPAVVADIFARVLRECAWFDEVVFAVYGPDRMRAAFSSSLRT